The Desulfovibrio fairfieldensis sequence CAGAATGAAAAAGCGTCCCGCTGTCTATAGACAGCGGGACGCATCATTTTTACGTTCGCGGGGTTAGAGCAATTTGTACTTGAAAATATCGCTTAACGGCGGAGTAAATTGGCCTTGCGATAATTTCGCGGTGCGGATTTTCACGGAAAATCCGCACCGAGCGTTGAGACATTTTCAATATCAAAACGCTCTAAAAGGCTAACAGCCGATGTCCCAGTCCAGCCCGAAGGTGTCGTGCAGAATACGCACGGCCAATTCAACATATTTTTCCTGGATAAGGATGGTAATCTTGATTTCCGAGGTGCTGATCATCAGGATATTGATGCCTTCCTGGGTCAGGGCCGCGAAAGCCCGCGCCGCCACACCGGAATGATTGCGCATGCCCACGCCGATGGCCGAAACCTTGGCCACGCTCACGTCGTGCAGCACTTCTGAGGCTCCGGTCTTCCGGGCCACTTCGGTCATCAGCTCCAGGGTCTGCGGCAGGTCCTTGCGGGAGATGGTGAAGGTCATGTCGGTATGGCCGTCCTGGCTGGTATTCTGGACGATCATATCCACCAGAACGCCTTTTTCAGAGAGCGGGCCGAATACCGCCGCAGCCATTCCCGGCACGTCGGGAAGATCGCGCAGGGTCACGCGGGCCTGGTCTTTGTCATAGGCAATGCCGGAAACAAGCACAGCTTCCATGCTGGAGTCCTCCTGGGTGACAAGAGTGCCGGGATCATCACTGAATGTGGAACGCACGCGTACAGGGACTTTGTATTTCTTGGCAAATTCCACGGAACGGATATGCAGAACCTTGGCCCCCATACTGGCCATTTCCAGCATTTCCTCATAGGCCACGCGGTCCATTTTGCGGGCAGTGGAGCAGATGTTGGGGTCCGTGGTGTAAACGCCGTCCACATCCGTATAGATTTCACATTCCGCCGAATCCAGAGAGGCTGCCAGAGCCACGGCCGAGGTGTCCGAACCGCCGCGGCCGAGGGTGGTAATGCGCCCGTCCTGGGTGCAGCCCTGGAAACCGGCCACCACCAGCACATCGTACTGGTCGAGGTAGTTGCGCAGGGTCTTGCTGTCAATGGCGAGAATGCGCGCACGGCCGAAATCGTCGTCCGTGGTGACGGGAATCTGCCCGCCCAGCAATGAACGGGCGCGGATTCCGGCATCTTTGAGCAGCATGGTGAAAAGGCTGATGGAAACCTGCTCGCCGGTGGAAACCAGCACATCGCATTCCGCCTTGTCCGGCGCGGGCGACCACTCATCGGCCAGGGCCAGCAGTTTATTGGTGTCCCCGGAGCGCGCCGAAAGCACGGCGACGACCTTGCTGCCGCGCTTGAGGCCGTCCTGCACCTTTTCACGCACCTGTTTCATGCACTCCAGAGTAGCCACGGAAGTGCCGCCGAATTTCTGTACGAGAATTTTCATGCCTGTATCCATTGTCCACGATTTGTTACAGTGTGCAGACGTTCCCTGCACATCGGGACTCATCCGTCGCCCTCCGGCCACTGCGCGCACAGGTCGCACAAAAGCTTCGCAGCGCTGGAACCGTGGGCTTGCAGCGTCAACAGGCGACTTTTTTCGCATGCCTTCAGCGAGATGTCCAGAATTTCTTCCGGCAGATCCGCCGGAGAAAGGTATTCGGCCCATTCCACCACGGTCAGGACGGCGGGATCTTCCAGACCGTCCAGAATTTCATCGGGCAGGCCGCCGACACTGCGGTACAGATCGCAGTGCAGTACTGCCGGTGTGGTGGGGTAGTGATTACAGAGTGTGAAGGAAGGGCTGGCTGTTTCCGCTTTGTCGCCGCCGGGCAAAGCCTGGACCAGCGCGCTGGTCAGAGTGGTTTTGCCGCTGCCCAGCGGACCGCGCAGCAGCAGCGCCCGCACGCCGGAGCCCGGCAGATGATCGGCCAGCCAGCGCCCCAGACGGCGCGTCTCTTCAAGATTGTCCAGTCTTATTCCGGCCACGGCAGCACCTCCCGCTCCGCCTTGTCCGGATTGCCGTGCGCGAAACGCGCCCGCACCCGAGGCAGGGTGTCGGCCAGTTCAGAGGCCCTGTTGCCGCGTTCCGGCCAGAAGGCGGCGCAGGCCCGTCCCGCCAAAGCATGCAAGGCCACGCCCAGGCCCGCCGTACACAGACTGGGCCGGGCGGAGGCGTCGCCGAGTGCCAGCAGTCCGCCTAAACAACCCGCCAGTACATCGCCCGAGCCGCCCATAGCCAGCTGGGGCACATCGTAGGGGCTGATCAGCAGAGGCGCGTCAGCTTGGCCGACGAGAGTGCCCGCGCCCTTCAGAACTATAACTCCCGCGCAACGGGTGCGAAGAGTGCTTAGAGCGGCCGGTCTGTCGGCCTGGACAACGGCCGTGTCGCACGCCAGCAGGGCGGCGGCCTCGCCGGGATGCGGCGTCAGGATGTCACGGCTTGTTATCCGTTCCAGCAAATCCGGGCGGCGGCCCAGCAGTATCAGGGCGTCGGCGTCGAAAACCGTGGGCGGACGCCGGGGCATATCCAGCAGGGCGGCCAGGAAGCGGGCGGCATCCTCACCGCGCCCCATGCCGGGGCCCACGACCAGGGCCGTACAACGCGCGCAGAGTTCCCTGAACTCTTCGGGCAGCGTGCCGGGCCATTGGCGCTCGCCGGGTTCGGTCAAGGCCAGAGTCATGATTTCCGGCCAGCCGCTTTTGATCTCCGGCAGCGATGCGGCAGGGGCCGCCGCCGTCACCAGACCGGCACCCGCGCGCAAGGCGGCCCGCGCAGCCAGGTGAGCCGCGCCGCTGAGTCCCGGCGCTCCGCCCAGCACCAGCACATGGCCGAAACTGTTTTTATAGCTGTTTTCCGGCAGCGCGGGCAGGGCGTTCAGGCAATGCCCGTCCAGGAGATATGCGCTACAGGGGCTCGTGGCGCGCACCACAGCCGGAATGCCGATGGCGCGGACATGCAGGCGGCCGGTCCAGGGACGCGCCCAAGGCAGAACCAAACCGGGCTTGGCCGCCGCGAAGCTGACCGTGGCCGTGGCCTGGACCGCTACGGGCGAAGGCCGCCCGCTCACGCCGTTAAGCCCGGAGGGAATATCCAAGGCCAGCACAAAGCAGGAGGGCGCAAGCCGGTTGATGCGTTCAATAACCTCCCGCAGGGCGGGCCTCAACTCACCGCTGAAGCCGGTGCCCAGTAGGCCGTCCACCATGATGGCCGGAGCCTCATGCCGGTCGTGCCAATCGTGACGGCCCAGCGAAGAGAACGGCACCCCGGCGGCCCTGGCTATACGGATGTGTTTGGCGGTAACGCCTTTGTAAGCGCCCAGGGCCTTGGCGTGCAGTACCTGCGGCCGCGCTCCGGCATCCAGCAGATGGCGGGCCAGGCAGGCGGCGTCGCCGCCGTTGTTGCCGCTGCCCATGAACAGCCAGACCGTCTGCCCGGAAAGTTTCGGGCAATAGGCGCGCAGCACGTCAAAGGCCGCCCGGGCCGCATTTTCCATCAGCATGACTTCCGGCAGGCCCAGCCGTATCGCCGCCGCGTCCCAGGCCCGCATTTCCTCGGGAAACGGCAAGGGGGGCAGAGCGTTCGGAAATTCGCGAAGACTGCGCATTATGCCTCCAGAATGACGACGGCCACCGCCACGCTGCGCTCATGACTGATAGAGAGACGACAGTGCCGGACGCCCAGGCTTTGGGCCCGCTCAAGGGCCTGATCCAGAAAGCGGAGCAGGGGTTCCCCGAGCGCAGTGCGACCCGTTTCAATCTGCCGGGGGCCGATGCCCTGGCTGAAGCCCGTGCCCAGAGCCTTGACCGCCGCTTCTTTGGCCGCAAAGCGCCCGGCGATGTAGGGCAGGGCCTGAACGGGCAGGGCAGCCAGCTCCGCCGGGGTAAGAATTTTTTCCAGAAAGCGGCGTCCGAATTTGTCGTACACCTTGGCAAGGCGCGCCATTTCGGCAATGTCGATGCCCAGTCCGACGATCATGACTCTACCCCCGGCAGTCTGCTTACCCGACGGTTGCCCGCTGAAAAAAATTAACATATACTATGATATTCAAGAACACTATTCTGACCCGTTCAAGGCCGGGACGTCAAGCGTGGCGCAAGGCCGGAGAACACAGGGAGAACAGCATACCATGAAATTGTGCATTGTCGGTACAGGCTATGTGGGACTGGTCAGCGCCGCCTGCTTTGCGGAAATGGGCAATACCGTGACCTGCGTGGACGTGAACCCCGCCGTGGTGGAAAAACTCAATGCCGGTTCCGTGCATATTTTTGAACCCGGCCTTGAGCCCATGGTGCAGCGCAGCCGCGCCGACGGCCGGTTGTCCTTCACCACCAGCCTTGAACAGGGCATTGCCGACGCGGACTGCGCCTTTATCTGCGTGGGCACGCCGCCGCAGCCGGACGGCTCCTGCGATCTGAGTTACGTGCGCCAGGTAGCCGCTGAAATCGGCCGTCATATGCAAAAGGAACTGGTGGTGGTGGACAAATCCACCGTGCCCGTGGGCACCGCCGACATGGTGCGCGGCATTATCGAGAAAGAACTGGCATCGCGCGGCCTGGACCTGCGGGTGGACGTGGTGTCCAATCCGGAATTCCTCAAGGAAGGCGACGCCATTTCGGACTTCATGAAACCGGACCGCGTGGTTCTGGGCACGGATTCCGAGCGGGCTGCTTCCATTATGCGCGAATTGTACGCTCCCTTTGCCCGTACCCGCGAAAAGCTCATCGTGATGCGCGTGCGCAGCGCGGAAATGACCAAATACGCCGCCAACTGCATGCTGGCGACCAAGATTTCCTTTATCAATGAAATCGCCACGATCTGCGAAAAGGTGGGAGCCGACGTGCGCGACGTGCGCACGGGCATCGGCTCTGACTCGCGCATCGGTTACCAGTTCATCTATCCGGGCGTGGGCTACGGCGGCTCCTGTTTCCCCAAGGACGTCAAAGCCCTGATCCAGACGGCGGAAAGTGCCGGGGTGGAGCCCATGCTGCTCAATGCCGTGGAAGCGGTCAACGCCCGGCAGAAAAAGCATATGGCCGAACGCATTCAGGACTATTTCGCGCCCCAGGGCGGCGTCAAGGGCAAAACCCTGGCGCTCTGGGGACTGGCTTTCAAGGCCAATACCGATGACATGCGCGAGGCGGCCTCCATCAGCATTGTGAACGCGCTGACCGCCGCGGGCATGAAGATCCGCGCTTTCGACCCTGTGGCTGCGGATAACGCGCGCCGTATTTTCAAGGATAATGCCCTGGTGGAGATTCTGGACGACCAGTACGGCGTTTGCCGGGATGCCCAGGCTCTGCTGGTGGTGACGGAGTGGAACCAGTTCCGCAATCCGGATTTTGACCGCGTCAAATCCCTGCTGACCGCGCCCCTGCTGTTTGACGGGCGCAACCTCTATTCTCCCTCGGCCATGGCCGAGCGCGGCTTTGCCTATTTTTGCATCGGCCGCCCCACGGCGGCTGTGTAGCCCTTATTCGATCAGAACGTGAGCAGCCGGGGCTGTGAAGTCCCGGCCGCTGCTCATTTCATATCTCCTTACATGGTGCCGAAAGCCCACCACCAGGCCAGTACGGGCAGCGCAAGGGCCAACAGGCCAGCCGGAATCTGCGGCAGTGCGGGCCAACCGCGCCGTAAACGCCAGCCTTCAGCCAGGCCCAAAGCCAACCCGCAGACCAAGCCTGCCACATGGGCCGCGTAATCGGTATTTTCACCTTCCGTTCCCAGCATGGCCAGCAGGGCCGCGCCCGCCGCAATGGGCAGGACAGCCTTGCGTCGTTGCGCTTCGCGGCTGGCCATCAGACCCGCCAGAGCGCCCACCGACGCAAACAGGGCCGTGGAAAAGCCCAGGCTCACGACGGCCCGGGGTCGCAGGAGCACGGTCAGAGCGTTGCCCAGGATGCCGCCCAGCATTGTCAGCCAGACGGCCCGGCCCACACCGGTAAGACGCGCCAGCAGGGCCAGAAAAAGCGCGCCGAAGGCCACATTGCCCCAGAGATGGCGCAGGTCGGCGTGCAGGGTCAAAGCCGTGGCCAGGCGGTAGAATTGTCCGTAAACACGCACCAGCACGTTGTCCAGCACGCCGACACTGAACCAGGTTTGCGGCGGCGGCAGAAAATCCGGTGCGGGCCACCAGCCCATGCGCAGGCCGTGCCAGAGGATCAGCGGCAAAAGGAAAAAGGCCGTTAGACCGCCATAGGGATGCACGGGCAAAGGGGGCAGAGCAGAGGCAGACCCCCCGCGCTCGGCATCGAAATCCGTCACTTCCCTGAGCGCCGCCTGTTCCAGCAGAGGCGGCACATAGATGTATTCCCGTCCCTGAAACACGCTCAGCACATGCGGTATGCTGCAGGCGCTGAGCACAAGTCGCCAATCGCGCCGCTGGGTATAGTCGGCCAGGCCGGTAGGGCCGGTAATGTTGCGCCAGAAGGACGGCAGACTGCCCGGCCTGCGCCGGACGGCCCAACGGCTTCGGACATGAAGACGGAGTGAGGAGGGGGAATATGCGGGCATTGATAAAAAAAGCCCCGGCAGCGGACTGACGGGGCCTATTGCGACAGCCTAAAGAAAAACTAACCCTGCTTGCGCGCCGCGGGCTTGGTCACGGCACCCGAACGCAGGCAACGGGTACAAACGGTCAGGGTACGCACGCTGCCGTCCGGGAACTGATGACGCACGCGCTGCAAATTGGGGTTGAAGCGGCGTTTGGTCTTGATATTGGAATGGCTCACGAGATTGCCGACCTGGGGCTTTTTGCCGCAGAAATCGCATTCCTTGCTCATACAATCCTCCGTATATGCAAAAAACAGTTCACTTCAATGCGGCAAAACCGTGGCCCGGCGCTGTGACGACAACAGCATTCATTAGCGGGCATGACCGCGCGAAACGATTCTGTAGCGCATGGGGCGGAAAAAGGCAAGACTTTTCCTAAAAAGAAAAGCAAGCCCGCAACTATGCCGCCCCGCCGTTCAGGAAACGGTTCTGAAAAACCGTGGCGGGCATGGGCCGCCCGAAAAAGTAGCCCTGGATATAGTCCAACTGCATGGGACGCACCAGTTGCAGTTCTTCTTCCCGCTCCACGCCTTCGAGGCAGACCTTGATGTCCAGATCGTGGCAGAGTGCCACGACAAAGCGGATGAATGTGGCGTCAAAGCGGCTGTTGAGGATATCGCGCACAAAGGCGCGGTCAATTTTAACGGTATCAGCAGGGGAAGTTTTCAGCATGCTCAGCGAGGAATAGCCGGTGCCGAAATCATCCATGGCGATACGGATGCCCAGGCTGCGGATTTTTCTGAAAATCTCCTGCAAGACCGCATTTTCCCGGATCATGCAGCTTTCGGTGAATTCCACCACCACATTGGCGGCGTTGAGGCCGGTCTTTTCCAGGGTAGTTTTGATGAAGGGCAGCATATCGCTGGAAATAACCTGCAAGTAGGAAAGATTGACGCTGATGATAAAATCCGGCCGCCATTGCGTCCATTCCTTGCACTGGCGCAGAGCCTCCTTGAAAACCCATTGGCCGAAAGGCACGATCAGGCCGCTGTGCTCCATGAGCGGAATAAATTCGGCAGGGGAGACCGCGCCGTATTTTTTGCAGTTCCAGCGCGCCAAGGCCTCGGCACCCACCAGTCGGCCGCCGGTCGCCGTAACCTGCGGCTGATAGAAAAGCTCAAAGCCTTCAAACTGGCATTCGATGCTCTCACGCAACAATTCCGTAAGGTCCAGAGCGCGCTTCTGGTCCTTGCCGAGTTGCTTGTTGAAAAAAGTGATCCGGTTGCGTCCGTTCCGTTTGGAGCTGGCAAGAGCGCATAAGGCGGCCTGCAACAATTCTTCATGGCTTGAGGCGTCGTCAGGATAGCGCGCGTAACCGGCGGAAAGCGGGCAGAAGTATTTCTTGCCGTCATATTCCTGCTGATAGCGGAAGCTTTCAGCCACGGCGTTGTAGAATTTCTGCGCGTCGTCCGAATTCTCGTAGCGGACGACGGCGAACACATCTCCGTCCAGGCGGTAGAGCGACGCGGCTTCAGGCAGCATGACCTGGAGTTTCTGGGCAATGATCCGCAACACCTCGTCGCCGAACGTCCGGTTGTGCAGGTCATTAATGTGCGTGAAGTTATCCACGCCCAGCAGCATGAGACTCAGAGACGCGGACGGGCGGTTGTGTATCGCCTCTGTGACGTCTTCTTCAAATTTTATCTTGTTGTGCAGGCCGGTAATGTGGTCGATTTTGTTTTTCTGGCCCAGGTTGGTGATGAAACCGGCAAAAAGCGTCGGCTCACCGTTTTCATCCCGTTCCAGATACCCACGGCAGCGTACCCAGACCCATTGCCCGTCGCGGTTTTTCACCCGGTATTCCACGCAGTGCGTGTCGGACCGGCCGTCGGCGATGATCTGGTTGGATTCAAGAAAGGCGGCCTTGTCGTCAGGATGGACCCGTTCGCCCCAGACTGCGGCGGCATTGGGAACAACTTCGCCCGGCAGGCCGAAATCATTGACCATGGCTTTGGAATAACGGAAGACGCCCGATGGCACTTTGGAGACATAGACATAGGCGTCCGTGCTGCGGGAGAGGGCGTCGTAAAGCTGGGCGGCGCCGCAGCTCAGGCTGTCCTCGACAGCGGCGGGGCATGCTTCGCGCAGCCGCCGGGCGGCCAGTTTGATATGAGCCTGTTTTTTCTGCTCATACATGCTTTCATCGGCCTTGGAGAGAATGGCCGTCAGGGCCAGCTGCATGTCCGGGCGTACCTCAAAACAGCCGAAGCAGAAACTCAATTCGTGTTCCAGGCGCAGCGCGGCTCTTCTCGCTTCCAGATTATGAAGCACATTTTTAAGGCTGAGGGCCGCCGTGTGGCGGTCCAGTTCATGAAAAACAACCACGAACTCGTCGCCGCTCAGGCGGAAACAGAAATCCGCCCCGGACAGACCGGCTTCAATCTCCCGCGCCACAAGGTTGATGGCCGCGTCGCCGACCATGTGCCCGAAGGTGTCGTTGATATTTTTAAGGTCATTGAGGTCAAGAAGGGCCACGATAAGCGACGCGTCTCCGGCCCTGGCCTCGTCGATAGCCTGGGCCAGCCTTTCAAGACCGGCCCGGCGGTTCAGCAGGCCCGTGAGATCGTCGCGGGAGGCCTCGCGCCGCAGGCGTTTGCTGTCGGTGATGTCAATGGATTGCTGCAAATGCACCAGCGATCCGTCGCTCCAGCGCATCAGGCTGTCGTAGTTTTCAAAGAAACGGCCCGTCCGCGTATTATGTTCTTCCCAGCGGTATACGGAGTGATCGTCAAGATGAGCGCTCAGATGGTTCACAGGGCAGAATTCGCAACGCCGTGACTTGTCGTTCTGCAAAACTTGCCAGCAGATTTTACCCTCAGGCTTTTCAAGCTGGAAGATATCCTTCATGAACTGGTTCATGTAAAGGATACGGTCCGTCTGGGGATCCGTAATGTAAATGCAGACCTTTACCCGGTCCATGGCGGCATTGAAAATACGATTATGGAAGGCTTGGTGAGAGCAGTAGGCCTGACCGGCGCTGAAAAGACCCAGCAGTGTGGCGAACAATTCCATATAGCGGCGCTGTTCGGCATCCCAGGGCGCATCCCCAGGCGCTCGGCTGAAAAGCGCAAAGCCCAGCGCCTGTCTGTTCTGGTCCCGCAGAGGCCATGCCATGCCATGAAAAACTTTTTGAAGGGAACCGGGCAGACAGGCGCGCAATGCGCCCGCTGTGGCGTCCGGCTGATCTTGCAGGCCGCACAAGCGTTCAAAAATTTCCTGCCCGCTGAATGCCCGGCAGAGCTTCTCCTCCGGCAGATCGGGCGAGACGCTCCAGGCAACCGGGTTGAGGTGGAGATCGTCTTTGTCCCGGCGCAGAACAATCAGGGCGTTGAGGGGCAGATATGCGCGCAGAATTTCGACCAGTGACGGCAGAAGGGCGGTCAGGGATTTTTCATAATCCAATCGCCCGGTTACCGCATCAATAAAGCCGAACAGCGCGGCATCGTTGCGCATATGGTCCATTTCCGTCCCTTTGATGCTGTATGTAGTTAATCATTTTCCGGGCCCGCCTCCCTTTCGTCAAGTAAAAAATCCGAAGTTACTCGGAAATTTTCACCGCCACGGTAGTGACAAAGAAGAAGAAAAAACGAAAAAAGTTTTTCTCGTGGAGAGTCGTGCAGGAGCCTCAACGATAGGTATAAGATCAATTATGGCACTGGCTAGTGGCGACTTTGCAGGCAGCCTGAAGCATCTGCGTTGCCTTGACCCCTGACGGCGCATCAGCTCCGGCTCCGCTGATGCGGCCAATTCATCGCGCTCAGCTCCCGAGTAAGTTCGTCCGCAAGCTCTTCCCTGCCCGGCAGCACGGCCAGACCAAGCTGAACCCGCAGCAGCGCGGCTTCTGCCAACGGCGCAAAGACAAGGCCTTTCCGCTGGATGGCCGCAAAGGAAACCGGCAGCAGTCCCAGGCCCTCGCCGGAAGCAATGCGCGCCAGCAGAACATCATATTCCGCCGGTTCTTCCAGATAGGTGGGGGCAAAGCCCACATGGGCGAACACGCCCCGCATATGATCAAAAAAGGCCGGATTGCTCTCCCGGCGGAACCAGAACAAAGACTTGCCGCTCAACGCCCTGAGAGGCGGGCTGCCATGCCGGGCTTCGGGCCAGCTTTCGGGCAGAACCGCCTGCAGCGGTTCGGCATACGGCAAAGGCCGGAGGGCGAGGCCGGGGGCTTCCAAAGGCAGAGCCACCAGCGCCGCGTCCAGCCCGCCCCTGCGCACGGCCCGCGCCAGACGGGGCGAGGTTTCCCGCGTCACGCGCAGCCGTTCGCCGTACCGGCCGCGCAAATGCGCTTCCATGCCGGAAAAAACTCCCTGTTCAAAAGCGGTGGTCAGACCCAGAGCAATAATGTTTCCCACGGGCTGCGCCAGATCCGCCAACCGCGCGAAGGTTTTTTCCTGCAGGCGCAAAAGCGGCCGGATGATCTCCAGCACCCGCGCGCCGTCCTTTGTCAGGGTCAGCCCCTTGGTATGCCGGACAAAGAGCGTCAGCCCCAGGCGCTCTTCCAGCTTTTTGATCAAGCGGCTCAAGGGAGGCTGGGAGATCAGCAGCCGTTGCGCCGCCCGGTGCAGATTGCTTTCCTCGGCCGCGACGGCAAAACAGCGCAGTGCGTGCATGTCTGATGCATTGGGCGGAATATTTGTCATACCTGAAAGGTATCGCAAACAACGCACGATGAAAAGCCTGGACAGGCTCCTATAACGGGGAAAAAGGAGAAAGACATGCATTCCGAACGTTACGCGACCGGTCTGAACATTCTGCGTCAAGTGGACGGCAAGAGCGGCGAAGTCGTGCTGGAAAGCCTGCGGGATATCGCGCCCGACTTTGCCCGCTACCTCATTGAATTTCCGTTTGGAGACATCTACGCCCGTCCCGGACTCGATCTGAAGAGCAGGGAAATCGCGGTGGTCGCCGCCCTGACCGCCTTGGGCAACGCAAGTCCACAGCTCAAGGTGCATATCTCCGCCGCGCTGCATGTGGGCTGCACGCGGGAAGAGATTGTGGAAGTCATCATGCAGATGGCCGTATACGCCGGATTCCCGGCGGCTCTGAACGGCCTGTTCGCCGCCAGGGAGGTTTTTGCGGTTCACGCTGAGGCCTGAACAAAGCAATCCGGACGGGTGAACGCTTCGCGGCGCTCACCCGCCGCCGGAAGCGTGTGCATCGCTCCCGTCCGGAGCGCCTGCGGGGCGCCTCTTGTCCGGCAGGCATGCGAGCCCGATCCCCAGCAGCACAAACAACAGACCGAACCAGTAGGCTCCGCTGATACTCTCATGCAGCACCGCCCACGAAAGCAACACGCCGGTGAGCGGAACCAGGCCGGTGAACGAAGCGGCAATCCCCGCCGGAACAACGGCAATACCTTTAAACCAGAACACATAGGACAGAAAGGACACGAAAATTCCGTAATAACCGATGTAGAGAGCCGTGGAAAACGGCATGGCCGCAAAATCATATTCTCTGGCCTCATACACGGCGCAGGGCAGCAGGCAGAGGAAGGCGTACAGGGAAATCAGCGCGGTTCTGCGTAGCGCCGTCAGCTGCCCGCATTTTGCCCTGCTCATGACTGAAAAGCCGGATTCGCAAAGAACGGCGGCCAGAATCAGACAGTTCCCCAGAATGGCATCGGCCGCCTGAGAGGCGTCATTCAAAAAAGGATGGAGATTGACGGCCAGAATGCCGATGGACACGCTGACGGCCCCGATCACGCGCTTTCCGGATATTTTTTCGCGCAGCAGCACAAAAGCCAGAAACGCGATGAGCGCCGGGGCCGCGCTGCTGATGAGCCCGCCCGCCGCCGCTGTGGTGTGGCGCAGCCCCAGGAAGATGAATGCACGGTACAGAACGATCCCGAACAGGGCCTGCAACAGAAGCGCAAGATGGGTTTTGCCGTCTGTTTTCCATGGACCGCGCCGCTGCCGGAAGGCCAAAGGCAGCAGGATCAGCAGGCTGACGAAGATGCCCAGCTCCGCGGCGAGAAAGACCGGCATAGACGCGACCATGCATTTTCCGGCCACTACGGCGCTCCCCGCAATGCTCATAGCCGTTGCGAGAAAAAGATACGCCTTTATTCGCTCGTTTTTCATTGTCCAGCCCGGATGTGATGCTAAAAAATCCGAGGGAAGGCTCCGGCATCCTTGCCAGAGCCGCCTTGCCTCTTTCCGGCGGCCACTGTAGTGTGGACAAAGTGGATAAAAAAGATCCACTTTCAAAGAACTTTGACCATACCACTTGAGGTGGTTGATTATGTGGCTGGAGCTGCGAACAGGCATTGGCGTACCGTTGAGCAGGCAGGTTTACGAGCAGGTAAAGGCCCTGATTCTGCGCGGCGATCTGAAAGCGGAAGAAAAACTGCCCTCCAGCCGCGCCCTGGGCAAAGATCTGGGAATAGCGCGGCACACCGTGCTTGAGGCATACGAGCAGTTGCTTGCCGAGGGCTATCTGGAAACGCGCCACGGCTCCGGAACCCGCGTTGCCCACGGCATAGCCGCCGTCATGCTGAAGCCGGGAACCGCCGTCCCCCTCCCGGCGCAAAGACGGCCGCAAGCCCACGTTATTGAAACAGGCTGCGTCAATTTCCGTTCAGGCATTCCGGCCCTGGAGAACTTTCCTCAAAAGGAGTGGGGCAGACTGTACCGGGGTATTTGTGAGAGTCTGCCCGGCCGCGCCTTTCGCTACAGCAGTCCCGGCGGCGTATGGGAGTTGCGTGAAGCCATTGCGGCCTATCTTTTCAGGGTGCGCGGCATCCGCGTGCCGCCGGAGCGGGTGATGATCACTTCCGGCTCCACGCAGGGTTTACGGATTGTGGCCGGGCTCCTGCGCGGGGATGGCGACACGGTGCTGGTGGAAGATCCCGTCCACACGGGACTGCTGGAGGTCGTCGCCAGGGCCGGATACGCCGTGGAGGGGCTGCGGGCTGATGAGCGCGGCATGGATACTTCCGCCCTGGAGACATTCAATCGGGAAAAAGCGGCACGCATCGCCTTTGCCTATGTGACGCCATCACACCAATATCCCTTG is a genomic window containing:
- a CDS encoding EAL domain-containing protein, with product MRNDAALFGFIDAVTGRLDYEKSLTALLPSLVEILRAYLPLNALIVLRRDKDDLHLNPVAWSVSPDLPEEKLCRAFSGQEIFERLCGLQDQPDATAGALRACLPGSLQKVFHGMAWPLRDQNRQALGFALFSRAPGDAPWDAEQRRYMELFATLLGLFSAGQAYCSHQAFHNRIFNAAMDRVKVCIYITDPQTDRILYMNQFMKDIFQLEKPEGKICWQVLQNDKSRRCEFCPVNHLSAHLDDHSVYRWEEHNTRTGRFFENYDSLMRWSDGSLVHLQQSIDITDSKRLRREASRDDLTGLLNRRAGLERLAQAIDEARAGDASLIVALLDLNDLKNINDTFGHMVGDAAINLVAREIEAGLSGADFCFRLSGDEFVVVFHELDRHTAALSLKNVLHNLEARRAALRLEHELSFCFGCFEVRPDMQLALTAILSKADESMYEQKKQAHIKLAARRLREACPAAVEDSLSCGAAQLYDALSRSTDAYVYVSKVPSGVFRYSKAMVNDFGLPGEVVPNAAAVWGERVHPDDKAAFLESNQIIADGRSDTHCVEYRVKNRDGQWVWVRCRGYLERDENGEPTLFAGFITNLGQKNKIDHITGLHNKIKFEEDVTEAIHNRPSASLSLMLLGVDNFTHINDLHNRTFGDEVLRIIAQKLQVMLPEAASLYRLDGDVFAVVRYENSDDAQKFYNAVAESFRYQQEYDGKKYFCPLSAGYARYPDDASSHEELLQAALCALASSKRNGRNRITFFNKQLGKDQKRALDLTELLRESIECQFEGFELFYQPQVTATGGRLVGAEALARWNCKKYGAVSPAEFIPLMEHSGLIVPFGQWVFKEALRQCKEWTQWRPDFIISVNLSYLQVISSDMLPFIKTTLEKTGLNAANVVVEFTESCMIRENAVLQEIFRKIRSLGIRIAMDDFGTGYSSLSMLKTSPADTVKIDRAFVRDILNSRFDATFIRFVVALCHDLDIKVCLEGVEREEELQLVRPMQLDYIQGYFFGRPMPATVFQNRFLNGGAA
- a CDS encoding LysR family transcriptional regulator, producing MHALRCFAVAAEESNLHRAAQRLLISQPPLSRLIKKLEERLGLTLFVRHTKGLTLTKDGARVLEIIRPLLRLQEKTFARLADLAQPVGNIIALGLTTAFEQGVFSGMEAHLRGRYGERLRVTRETSPRLARAVRRGGLDAALVALPLEAPGLALRPLPYAEPLQAVLPESWPEARHGSPPLRALSGKSLFWFRRESNPAFFDHMRGVFAHVGFAPTYLEEPAEYDVLLARIASGEGLGLLPVSFAAIQRKGLVFAPLAEAALLRVQLGLAVLPGREELADELTRELSAMNWPHQRSRS
- a CDS encoding carboxymuconolactone decarboxylase family protein, translated to MHSERYATGLNILRQVDGKSGEVVLESLRDIAPDFARYLIEFPFGDIYARPGLDLKSREIAVVAALTALGNASPQLKVHISAALHVGCTREEIVEVIMQMAVYAGFPAALNGLFAAREVFAVHAEA
- a CDS encoding DMT family transporter, which produces MKNERIKAYLFLATAMSIAGSAVVAGKCMVASMPVFLAAELGIFVSLLILLPLAFRQRRGPWKTDGKTHLALLLQALFGIVLYRAFIFLGLRHTTAAAGGLISSAAPALIAFLAFVLLREKISGKRVIGAVSVSIGILAVNLHPFLNDASQAADAILGNCLILAAVLCESGFSVMSRAKCGQLTALRRTALISLYAFLCLLPCAVYEAREYDFAAMPFSTALYIGYYGIFVSFLSYVFWFKGIAVVPAGIAASFTGLVPLTGVLLSWAVLHESISGAYWFGLLFVLLGIGLACLPDKRRPAGAPDGSDAHASGGG
- a CDS encoding PLP-dependent aminotransferase family protein, with amino-acid sequence MWLELRTGIGVPLSRQVYEQVKALILRGDLKAEEKLPSSRALGKDLGIARHTVLEAYEQLLAEGYLETRHGSGTRVAHGIAAVMLKPGTAVPLPAQRRPQAHVIETGCVNFRSGIPALENFPQKEWGRLYRGICESLPGRAFRYSSPGGVWELREAIAAYLFRVRGIRVPPERVMITSGSTQGLRIVAGLLRGDGDTVLVEDPVHTGLLEVVARAGYAVEGLRADERGMDTSALETFNREKAARIAFAYVTPSHQYPLGGVLPVQRRQALISFAQAFGCRIVEDDYDSEFRYEGAPLSSLYELAPETVVYLGSFSKILAPAMRLGFAIVPETLQEPWRREKLYTDVHTDALSQHALAAFISGGGLERHIWKMRKLYQRKRARLLQSLVRHFGDRFELRGQAAGLHLVAAFPGVVFTKELLARLHQRGVSVVPVEAYSLCRDGAHGHELILGYAHLSEEELDRGVELLKEGLAAC